The following nucleotide sequence is from Geotrypetes seraphini chromosome 10, aGeoSer1.1, whole genome shotgun sequence.
TTTACCAACTTGAATAGTtctttgctatttgttttgggtGTCCCTATTTTTTGTGCGTAGTATGTTGTTCGCTTTTctctgatcagatttttgtagtttttcattttttgtttccattggattttgtcttcttctttgtttGTTTCCTGCCAGgttctttctaattttctcagttCCTGTTTAAGAGTTAGTAATTCAGAGTCGTACCATTCATTtggctccctttctttctttttgtatgtttgtaaCGGTGCTATTTGATCTAATATTTCTTTGCTAGACTTTGCCCATCTGTTTGGGAAGTTTTGTGTTTCCTCCATTTTGGGTTGTAATTCatagtgggtccagaattctattgggtttatagttcctcttctggtgattgcagtggcgtaccaaggggcaggcggggggggggggcggtccaccccgggtgcaagtcctaagggggtgctcccggccttggcgtCCAGTTCCCCctgcaccgtttgcggtggagaagcagcctgcagtgggatcgcgatgccagcgatccctgggCTGCTTCGGCACTGCTTActccgccgcggtcccacccctcctctgacatcagaggagggggcgggactgcggcggaggaagcagctccgaagcagcgcacggatcgctggcatcgcgatcctgctgcgggctgcttctctaccataggtggtgcggggaggccaggggggcaagcggtccttcggggtgggtcggggcatcaggccttcagggtggggcgggcagacAGGccggccttcaaagggggggtggggggtgacaggcaggcaggccttcaaggggggggagggacaggcagacaggcaggcctttaaggggggacaggccttcaaggggggggacaggcaggcaggctttcaagggagagacaggccttcaaggggggggacaggcaggccttcaagggggggacaggccttcaggggggtgcaggctttcgggggaggtgtaggccttcaaggggtgggacaggcctttaaggggggataggccttcaagggggggacaggcaggcaggctttcaagggagggacaggccttcaaggggggggacaggccttcaagggggacagacaggcaggccttcaagggggggacaggccttcaagggggccaggcaggcaggccttcaagggggggacaggcctttgggaggggggtacaggccttcgggagggacaggccttcaggggtgggatgcagacctttaagggggggacaggccttcagggaggggggccctggtgtagaagtacacggagagaaTGGGGGGTTCTAAGAgatgcgcatatgccggactttgggtgggaagaaataatgggtctgaaaatagagaagagggagagagatgatggactatggtttttagggagggaaggaacagaaagggagagaagttggacacaagggatggtgtggaggggggatagagaaactggataggagggtagttgggaaaagaaagggagagatggaccctggggtggtggaaaaggagggagagatgctggatgaaagggtagttaagaaaagatggatctgtggagggagacaaataaaggaaagatgccagacctcctgggggagggaagggaaacggaaggggaggacagagatggcagatggatggttagcacggagaaagaagaaagaaggagaccctggcaagcaagttatcagaagacaaccagagccttggaccaacaagatttgaaaaataaccagacaacaaaaggtagaaaaactaattttattttctgttttgtgattacaatatgtcagattttaaatgtgtatcctgccagagctggtgttagaccacaaacgtgagctaggatttaacagagagaggaaaagtcctttttgtttctttattttatttacaccacagcgccagtgtggttaggagtaGCCAAatgggggtgaaaaagctataaaataaacccaccaggatatttgaaaaaaacaaacacccaattgggcaggaaagttgaatcgaaaaaccaattcaataggctgaatcgaatcgaaaatttaaaaagaaattttttcttgaatcgggcagcgtttgcgctactgtcttagactttaggacctgggattggggagagatggcatcctcagtactttataatgcaagtgaaacgagaatttggtcagacttttgaagggtgtgcagaagaaaaatattgtataggctggggacatgagacagcaggaaatgggaacttttcttccttctatttttgtgaatggcaaggctgaggatgtcagagagttcagttaaaatatgtgctttataagaaaatataataatgtgttttataaagtttatagcattgctggtctacccggtgaggtgttcctaatggtggtggtggtggtggcagcgtgtcaatgtgttgagaggaagaggtggtctgggaaattctgttgAGCAAACTCcaggtccatttccaccccccagttagtccactccactcaactggttcacacactgagtgggtctttgggtgttgtgcctgggtagttgttttgggatctcttccaatggtttgtcagtatctccttgtggtccaaggaaggaaatttTGTTaatcttagcattgaccttcagaatatgtttgtaacagcgctgcttgtgtggcattaggctatgtagtgattgaaagaaaaaaccagacctttgcatatttttgcactatatggtgggtgtatgaggagattcacatttcctgcacagctaagtccttgtgaagtttccttgttctttctgtatttgacatctaacaAGGTCTCTATTTGGAAGGAAAGacctaagcttaaaaatgaagtggccagaagttatggttaaagcagatagcgttgctgattttaagaaaggtttggacaaattcctggaggaaaagtccatactctgttattaagacatgggggaagtgtctgcttgccctggatcggtagcatggaatgttgctactctttgggttttgaccaggtattagtgtcctggattggctaccatgagaatgggctactgggcatgatggaccattggtctgacccagttaggctattcttatgttatgttctcatctgtaggggcctttgttttcacttcttattttaatgtattttttttctgggaacttatcagtgttttttagattgggaacaaaaatggaagagaattaatgtgtgtggaatggggttttttttttttactaatttcttcagctaaataattcaatccacctcaaccagacatgggagaactcacgcaccattcacacaccctccaatcaaaatcgtcaaaagaaaaaaaactgttcgacaacctcctaacactcgacccccaactctacaacctattgacctcgaccacaaactacaaaaccttcaaaaaagagataaaaacccttctattcaaaaaacacataaaaccgaactaacacaatcagaactgtcccaagcatcacctgcaactagaaacatagaagatgacggcagaaaagggctatagcccatcaagtctgcccactctaacaaccctacccccttgaatttacccccctagagatcccacatgtgtatcccatttccttttaaaatccggcacgctgctggcctgaatcacctgaagcggaagttcattccaacgatcgaccattctttcggtgaagaagaacttcctggtgttaccatatgtacttctgatatcatgacaattcagacataatttatgttatgttatgtttggaataatggttacatatatgagaaaattttcactgcctgtttctattatgaccatttattccgtttcaaggttattacaaaaaatatttttttacttggggaggtgtcaaaaaaatgatgggccccgggtgccacataccctaggtacgccactgggtgattgtggcagggtttgggttttttcttttatactttggttggtgtgattttttttcattctttccaGGCCTCTCTGCTATGTTGGATCTTGGGATCAGGGACTTCTTTTTGTGAGAAGGTAATTaggtctagttggtggcctttttcgtgtgttttctctggttttggtTGTTAGGAAAGTGTTTATCCACTTGTTCTAGGTGAACGTTCATGTCGCCCAGTAGTAGATTATATGTTCCTTTTAGGGTGTTGGTGATGAGGTATTCGAAGAACTCTTCTCTGGTATTAgaccacttttttggggggatgtaAAATAGTGTCACGGTTAGTGCCTCTTCTAGTTGGGTGTTGGTGATCTTACAGGTTAATATTTCTAGGTCGTTTGTGGTTTTTGCGTCTATTTTGCTATATTCAAGGGATTCTTTTAAAATTATCGCTATACCGCccccttttttccagtttctagatAGTGGTATTATTTTGTAACCTTGGGGTAGCATTTCTTTCATAATTGTATCTGTGTCTGAAATCATCCACGTTTCGGTCAGGCATAGGAGATCGGGGTTAGTTTGCGTCAGCCAATCGTGCAGTATTTGAGCTTTGTTTCTTACTGAACGTGTGTTTCGGTAATATCCCTTGAAATTGACATATTTATTTGGGGTGGGAGTATTAGCACATTCTATTGTTttcaatttcctttccttgatctTGTTACTATGGTGTTTGAAGGAGGTATTTGTAGTGGGCCTAGCTTTGAAAAGTCATGTAGAAATTAGTGTGACCCAGTTGGTTTACTCGTCTTTGTTGGCCTGTGCCAGGAAAAATGAATAGggattggtttgggttttttttcgtCATTACACCAGCTTCTATAACATTTTAAGTAGAGAATCCCCAGTATAAGTAGGTATTTGTTTAAAATCGCCATGTTTTGCTGTTGTTTAGATTGGGTGATCTAAATTTTTTGCTGTGACAGTGCGATATAATAATATCggcagtatttttttttcccGCAGTAATAAGCAGTATACACTCAAACACtgaaggttgtgggtctgagcactatttaaaagAACATTTGAATGAATATTATAAAATTCACAATATCGTGACATATATGTAGTTATTTAATACATTATCACAATTATAGACTATTTTTGTTCCCTAGTAGTAGAAAGATAAAAATGTATCaacaaagccctaccagctgaacatctctttctctagttcagcagccagaactttgatttataaggaaggaataagctaaatattgcagtactgaggcttgtatggatggtggtcgtggtgacggggacaaattttttccccatgtcattctctagttacaggttaaacatacataatatatagttaacaggttacaatttgcactggatttatcctaatttgacacctCCTAGGGATCTAATCCAATATGCATAATATGCAGTTTACAGGATACATCCAACATAGTTACAGCGTAACCCACTGGAGTCACTGCCCTCCTCCTGCATGCAGGATACCTCATGGAATCAGAAAAACCCACTGGAGCCATTGCACCTCCTCTCACCGCAATTTACTCCCCAAAGCAGCACCTCTGAATAACCCTGTGGTCGTGCTTCTGCTACTTTTCCTGCTTTAGCTGATGCCATAGAACCCACGAGAGCATTCGCTGTTCTTTGCAGAAACAAATATTTCCTGACATTGTTGTAGAGTTTTCCCCTTGGAGCTTTTCCATTGAAAAAGCTTCCCTTGTGCATTACCAAAACCTTTCATCTAATGAGTCCcctcatctctcttttcctttggGGTATATGTAAGGAGAGAAGATGCACCACCCTGGACCAGACTAAAGGTTCCTGTCTCATTTCATAGTTTCCCACAGGATCCGAAAGAGAAAATCGATTCCTTTTTCTTCCAACCTAGAGAACCTCTGACCATTTCAGTTGCCTCTTTCTGCTGTCTTTCCTTTTGCAGGTACAAGCGAGCCCTGGAACTCCAAGAGATCTATGACCTCAGTGAAATTCTAGGTGAAACCCCAACTTAAGTTTTCCACATCTGGCTGTGACATTTCTTGGGCTATAGAGCTAATGAAATGCCAGTGTGTGACAAGAGCAGAACTGATGTTTCTTGGAAAGGGAATATCTAGTCCTCTCCCTCCATGCCTATCTCTGACGCAGATACACATGCTGGAAACGTTACTTGTACCTGGACTTGCTGTCCGTATATCGCATCTCATGTGCCCATAGCTTAGATACAAGAATTCGTATTATTCGAACAAATATGACAAAGTTTAtctaaaaaaaaggagaaaaaataaaatgttaggcTGGAAATTCAGTTTGGTGAGAAGAGGCAGGATGTACGTATCTGCGCTAATATGTTCAAAGTAGGTCCTTGTTCAACATCCGTTCATCTATCCATGTTCCCCTACAGCGATCCAGGTATGAGCAGTCAGTGTTACTCTATGGTGATACGGGCAGGGCCAGTCTGTCTTACTCTATGGTGATACGGGCAGGGCCAGTCTGTCTTACTCTATGGTGATACGGGCAGGGCCAGTCTGTCTTACTCTATGGTGATACGGGCAGGGCCAGTCTGTCTTACTCTATGGTGGCTAGTGTAGCACTGAAACAGAAGATTCTCACCATTATAGATAATAAAACTGGGGTCCTGAGTATCCACCAGAATCCCATGTACTCATGAATGGTCCAGCATCTGAAAACAAAGAACGAGAAGGCAAAGACAGACAAGAGAGATCAAGGAGAAGGGAAACCAGAGTCTTTtatgagaaaatgaaagaaatgaTTTTCGCTGTAGAAAGTAAGCGTTTCATTTCTTAAAAATGATCTCGAACAAACTCAGCCTTCCCTGCCAGGTGATGAGATCACTGCACCATTTTCAAGGTACCGAATATCTAAGTCACAGTGGACCCTGTGTCTGCATCAGTAGCACTTCCAAATGTTGCTACTGTATCCCTCtgaccccctccccttcccacaacACATCGTCTTTAGTCCTGTTTATGAGCACTTCTGGTTTTGTAAATTGCTTTAATGTTTTGTTAAGAAACTAAAGTAAACGGATCCTGTGCCTACAGCTGCCTCAGGGCCACTAATTGCGCAGCTCTCTGCATTTGAACAAGTTCTAGGCAAAGAATGTCAAATCCTGGGCCGAGACCCAGGTCTCTGCTCTATAACTCATTTTTCAGTCCTGGCCTCCCAGGATGACATGAGCAGTCACAGGCCTTAACTAGACAACAAGCACCGGCCATTTCCGACTCAGCGGATGTGAACATTCACAGTGCCCACTGGAGCTCACTAGCGCCAGGGATCtcatagtccctccttgagggccacaatccagtcgggttttcaggatctcatgcatattcattggagaaatcctgaaaacccgaatggattgcggccctcaaggaaggactttgagacccctgcctagCCTATTTCTTCATTCCACACAGTGTGCACGCCAAGTAGATACAAGTGAATGAAGTTTCAGCACCCTAACCCCACGCCCACAGATACTTACTGAGTGTTTTCGTAGATGTACTTCACAACCACCCAGGGGACGACAAAAAGAACCGGAGCTCCTGTGAGAAAACATAACAAGGATGAGGAGGCAATTATTCTGAGAACATGATGGGGAGAGGAGGTGCTTCTTTAcagatggaggggaggggaaaatgtatttttgaaaCCCAAGAGAGACACCAACCCTCTTCTCACTCCAAAGGAGAGAAGTACAGTATGTACAGAGTCCTACACACAGATACAAGGAACAAAGTCACCAAAACTAATAAAGCAGGGACCGAGGTGAAATTCGTACAAGCAAAAAGGGAAAGCATATGCAGTTAGAGGAGGAAAAGCCATTTAAATGATAAACAAGCCCCGCTCGGAGAAAGTCTGATCGCAAAGATATCAGCAACAGGAGTGGGGCTTGTTTCCCATTTAAAGGGTCAAACTTTTCACACAATTCATTATAGGATCTTGTCTGCATGCATATATCTAAATTATTTGGACTGAACAGGAAAGGAGTTTTCAGCAATTTGATAATGAGTTTTTGAGTAAATACAAGGCAGGAGGAGGTTTTTCAGCCAATGAGGCTCTTCCTCCTCTAACTGCATATGCTTTCCCTTTTGGTTATTTTTCTAGagagaattattttttctttttgtttgtaagGAACGCAGTCACCCCTTCctataagggggtgggggggggggggagagccgcAGGGGTACATCCACACACACTCCTTGTACTCACCCCAGCCAATACAGACATATAGAGTGAAGTAACTCTTCTCTGAAAACCCAGCTATTGACAGCAGGTTGTGCAGGTAAAGTCCTTCCACCAGAAGCCAGCAGTAATTAGCTATAATTCCGTACTGCATGAATACCGAGGCTGCCCGACACCACGCCAGAGCCTGAAAGGCAAAGAAGAGAGACTCCTACAGCACTCATACGACTGCCGCCTGCACTAGGACAGAGATGGCTGAGAGGCTTCGATTAGATTTATTACTTCTAGTGCAAGACTGGAACAaagtggagggtagggagagcaAAGGAGAAAGGGATctacagaggagagagagaacatCAGCTCACATCGCTGTTCAGCCAGAGCTGCACACTGTAGTCATCATCGAAGACCTGATTATATCGCGTCTTGAGAGCACCATCAATCACCAGGACGGAGGCGCACTTGAGGATGAAGGAGGCGAAGAGGTTCATATGGATACAGTTCCGCGTGCAGCGCAACTTACTGTGGAAAACCAGAAACAAGTTCAAGGTTCATCGAGTGCCTCCTCTTCGCCTATCATTTCTGTGTGTGGTGTCTGGATCCTCACCTGAAACCCGCTAGGATGCTGAGAGCTATGACCAGGGTCCCCAGAGACACAGAGTAACCCGCGGTGTACATGACCATAAAACTGCGGTACGTCTCGCCAAATTGATCctagaaacagagaaagaaaattcTAGAATCGGGCACTGCCATGCCTTAACACGGTCATTTATTTATAGGGATTTAAGGCCACCCGAGGCGGTGGACAGCAAGCTTAGCTTAACTTAAAATGACAATAGTAAAATcaccaaatagaaacataaattcaataaatgaggacaACGTGGCATATTTAAACCTAATCCTAGGACTAAcgtgatacagtatcaaaaatGTAAACATTAAACCAACACAGTAGAACAATCATAGAACAGAAATACGATAAATGTCAGCTGGGCACAAAAGATACATCATATTAAGCAAAGCAAAGGAAAATCAGAGGCAGAAATGACGATGACTTCATGGCGTTTCTTCAATTCTGACCACCAGTTTttgccagtagagaatgacacggggacaaacgtTTCACTTTCCTGTCCgttctcaaacactttaaaattgtaagtgttcgaggcttgtgctcacaggaatggggcaggggcagggatagTGCCAAAACTCtcggggatgggacaggggaaCTGAGTTCCcgcagagatggggacaaatttctccccgtgtcattcttccTTTCTGGAGCTGGGGAATTGTCTGCTTTTCTGTTTGCTTTGTGGCATCATATTAAGAGAGGTAGAGGAGCATTCAAGTGACAGATCTGATACTTACAAAGTTAGCACAATACAAGGCAACATATTAGAGCATTCATCAACACCATGTCAGCTCAGACTCCATGAGACAGAGCAGCGAACAGGGCTATTCCATCCCTCCTGTCCGAGCCAGTATTGACCCAGTGCCCTAGCAGGACAACACGACTTCACAGAGCTACTTTAAAGGGCATGGCCCAGGCCAGACAGGCAGTGAGAGAGcctagagagaagagagaggccCAGGGAAGACAAGGAAAGCCTCCAGCAATAGGATTCAGCTCTCCCGATATTGAGCAGGGAGGGATGAAAAGTTGACCACTCTGCCACCACATATGTCTAAGCAGCAGAAGCTTAGAGGATTGTCTGAGTGCCGGACGTCTTTTCCAAAACTTGGTAGTTTGTCCGAGTTCTGGAAAGCCTTGACCTcttggccacatctggagggcctctgagcatgcgcagatgatgtaACACATATCTCCACATGCAGAGGGCGGGGCTAGAGGCGGAACGGGGTGTGGCTAGGTGCAGAACAGGGCAAGtccatgtgtccaggtttctccGGACAaaattctggtaaccctagccctgcCCTTCCTTTACACTTCTACATGGTGGACAGCTCAAATGTTTAGGTTTCTACTGGAAAACTGTCTAGAACTGCTTTGTGATGATGGAATAAATACGACCCATCTAGCCTGGTTTGCCTGGGATAGAAATACTGCTCAGGCCCGTCAAAGAGAGATCCTGAGAAACTGTCTAACAACACAAGTTCCAATTGCTTCCCTCACAGCAACAATACCAGAGTCATGATGGGCCAAATCGAACCTGGGCTCGGAGGTCATCCATGTTCACTTC
It contains:
- the GCGR gene encoding glucagon receptor isoform X4 is translated as MCWVFLHSVVLVLLFFCQRPSAQSTNDLYNSWKKYESECQQNMSQGPTSTDLVCNRTFDGYACWPDALPNTTVRVSCPRFLPWIEKVQNGYVYKRCGPDGQWISMPNGNVERNVTECEVNMDDLRAQDQFGETYRSFMVMYTAGYSVSLGTLVIALSILAGFSKLRCTRNCIHMNLFASFILKCASVLVIDGALKTRYNQVFDDDYSVQLWLNSDALAWCRAASVFMQYGIIANYCWLLVEGLYLHNLLSIAGFSEKSYFTLYVCIGWGAPVLFVVPWVVVKYIYENTQCWTIHEYMGFWWILRTPVLLSIMINFVIFVRIIRILVSKLWAHEMRYTDSKSRLAKSTLILFSLLGTHEVIFAFILEELAQGTMRQVKLFFDLAVGSFQGMLVAILYCFMNKEFQIYSGNFGWVTEICWLD